In one Nocardioides luteus genomic region, the following are encoded:
- a CDS encoding sensor histidine kinase encodes MSLLRRPRVWESILSGLLVVAVAAEHLYMSGAGHPQWSGWSAVAGVVGVALAMWLRRRHPAVAVALVCVLVGGTVVANDGWILISYVAFAALVSFLVGRWADRAWPSVAVVGVAVVTLTVLDAAVNGGGVQVAMAGNMIIFMALPWLSGRYLRQVARHHSTEIEQAQLTERARIAQEMHDSLGHELSLIALRAGALEVAPGLSAAHQKAAGDIREAAAGATERLGEIVGVLRPAAEEAPLTPAATGIAGLVERARESGMDVRLVGSLTEGTAPVRDAAAHRIVQEALTNAARHAPGSSVTVSVEEREPDGVRLSVSNGRATLPPRAGATTGLGLAGLDEAARAAGGTLRHGPVQGGGFEVVADLPARADRRSVERREVAR; translated from the coding sequence GTGAGTCTGCTGCGCCGGCCCCGGGTCTGGGAGTCGATCCTTTCGGGACTGCTGGTCGTCGCGGTCGCCGCCGAGCACCTCTACATGAGCGGCGCCGGCCATCCGCAGTGGTCGGGCTGGTCGGCCGTGGCGGGCGTCGTCGGTGTCGCGCTCGCGATGTGGCTGCGGCGCAGGCACCCGGCGGTCGCGGTGGCACTGGTGTGCGTCCTGGTCGGCGGCACGGTGGTGGCCAACGACGGCTGGATACTGATCAGCTACGTCGCGTTCGCGGCCCTGGTGAGCTTCCTCGTCGGCAGATGGGCCGACCGAGCCTGGCCGTCGGTGGCCGTGGTGGGCGTCGCCGTGGTGACGCTGACCGTGCTCGACGCCGCCGTCAACGGCGGTGGTGTGCAGGTGGCGATGGCCGGCAACATGATCATCTTCATGGCGCTGCCGTGGCTCAGCGGCCGCTACCTGCGCCAGGTCGCCCGCCACCACTCGACCGAGATCGAGCAGGCCCAGCTCACCGAGCGGGCCCGGATCGCCCAGGAGATGCACGACTCCCTGGGCCACGAGCTCAGTCTGATCGCGCTGCGCGCCGGTGCGCTCGAGGTGGCGCCGGGACTCTCCGCGGCCCACCAGAAGGCGGCCGGCGACATCCGGGAGGCCGCCGCCGGGGCCACCGAGCGACTCGGTGAGATCGTCGGCGTCCTCCGTCCTGCCGCCGAGGAGGCTCCTCTGACCCCCGCCGCGACCGGGATCGCCGGCCTGGTCGAGCGCGCTCGTGAGTCGGGGATGGACGTACGCCTGGTGGGCTCGCTCACCGAGGGCACCGCCCCGGTGCGGGACGCCGCTGCGCACCGGATCGTGCAGGAGGCGCTCACCAACGCCGCCCGGCACGCTCCGGGGTCGTCGGTGACGGTCTCGGTGGAGGAGCGTGAACCCGATGGCGTACGCCTCTCGGTGAGCAACGGCCGAGCGACGCTTCCGCCGCGGGCAGGAGCGACGACCGGGTTGGGTCTGGCGGGGCTCGACGAGGCGGCGCGGGCCGCCGGTGGCACGCTGCGCCACGGCCCGGTCCAGGGCGGAGGCTTCGAGGTCGTCGCCGACCTGCCCGCCCGCGCCGACCGCCGAAGCGTCGAGCGGCGCGAGGTGGCGCGTTGA
- a CDS encoding LCP family protein produces the protein MADQNYRPQRTAAERASRVRFRRAMALLLITLLLPGSAQLVAGNRRVGRIAIWTVIGLAITAGLVFGISLLWHGLIFRLGTTPWLLGLFRIALIAGAISWAALFIDAWRLGRPLELDLKQRRIVVAINGALAFSVAATLIFGAHLVGVHKGMVEAIFAGAEAAEAHNGRFNVLLAGADSDGGKTRWGLRPDSLTVASIDAVTGRTVLIGLPRNMQNFTFDDGSPMDKEFPRGFDCDGCYLNGVSTWAGEHKELYKGEKDPGMAATVDAVEGITDLQISYYAIVDLNGFQEIVDAIGGVTLKVRQPIPVGIPSDSFYTHIQPGTRKLDGWETLWYARARHDSDDYSRMARQKCVLNAILQQTSPADVVRHYQDVAKATGSTITTSVPPSEIERFSALALKAKSQKISTLSLVPPLVNTADPDMSDIHAEVRKAVKKATPKMEEALKQQSASPSTGDDGETKAPAPKNKTKASGDSDKGGPVAGGSLGSRNKGYQANETDDLASAC, from the coding sequence ATGGCTGACCAGAACTACCGGCCGCAGCGTACGGCCGCCGAGCGCGCCTCCCGCGTGCGGTTCCGCCGCGCGATGGCGCTGCTGCTGATCACGCTGCTCCTGCCGGGGTCGGCCCAGCTCGTCGCCGGCAACCGCCGGGTCGGCCGGATCGCGATCTGGACCGTCATCGGTCTCGCGATCACCGCCGGGCTGGTCTTCGGGATCTCCCTGCTCTGGCACGGCCTGATCTTCCGTCTGGGCACCACGCCCTGGCTGCTCGGGCTCTTCCGGATCGCGCTCATCGCCGGTGCGATCTCCTGGGCGGCGCTCTTCATCGACGCCTGGCGGCTGGGCCGCCCGCTCGAGCTCGACCTCAAGCAGCGCCGGATCGTGGTCGCGATCAACGGCGCGCTGGCCTTCTCCGTGGCCGCGACCCTGATCTTCGGCGCCCACCTGGTCGGGGTCCACAAGGGCATGGTCGAGGCGATCTTCGCCGGCGCGGAGGCCGCCGAGGCCCACAACGGCCGTTTCAACGTGCTGCTCGCCGGAGCCGACTCCGACGGCGGGAAGACCCGCTGGGGCCTGCGGCCCGACTCGCTGACGGTCGCCTCGATCGACGCGGTCACCGGACGTACCGTCCTCATCGGCCTGCCCCGCAACATGCAGAACTTCACCTTCGACGACGGCTCCCCGATGGACAAGGAGTTCCCACGCGGCTTCGACTGCGACGGCTGCTACCTCAACGGCGTGAGCACCTGGGCAGGGGAGCACAAGGAGCTCTACAAGGGTGAGAAGGACCCCGGCATGGCCGCCACCGTCGACGCCGTCGAAGGCATCACCGACCTGCAGATCAGCTACTACGCGATCGTCGACCTCAACGGCTTCCAGGAGATCGTCGACGCCATCGGGGGCGTCACCCTGAAGGTGCGCCAGCCGATCCCGGTCGGCATCCCCTCCGACAGCTTCTACACCCACATCCAGCCCGGCACGAGGAAGCTCGACGGCTGGGAGACCCTCTGGTACGCCCGGGCCCGCCACGACTCCGACGACTACTCCCGGATGGCCCGCCAGAAGTGCGTCCTGAACGCGATCCTGCAACAGACCAGCCCGGCCGACGTCGTACGCCACTACCAGGACGTCGCGAAGGCGACCGGCTCCACGATCACCACCTCGGTCCCGCCGAGCGAGATCGAGCGGTTCTCGGCGCTGGCGCTCAAGGCGAAGTCGCAGAAGATCTCGACGCTCTCGCTGGTGCCGCCGCTGGTCAACACCGCCGACCCGGACATGTCCGACATCCACGCCGAGGTGCGCAAGGCGGTGAAGAAGGCGACCCCGAAGATGGAGGAGGCCCTCAAACAGCAGAGCGCCTCGCCCAGCACCGGCGACGACGGCGAGACCAAGGCGCCCGCCCCCAAGAACAAGACGAAGGCCTCCGGCGACTCCGACAAGGGCGGCCCCGTGGCCGGCGGTTCGCTGGGTTCGCGCAACAAGGGCTACCAGGCCAACGAGACCGACGACCTCGCCTCGGCGTGCTGA
- a CDS encoding glycosyltransferase — MSTTRETVAIVVVTYNRADMLRGLLDGLTKLDQPADAVIVVNNASTDHTAQVLAEAVTPNLQVIDSPENLGGAGGFHLGTKAAVEQGWDRLYLIDDDVVPAHDCLEVLLAQDEDCLFSVREDRNGNLIELAALKFDLRNPLAIKPKTAAVMDTYPTRDAMPERVPVENVAFEGFMIRRTVLEEIGLPDPTYFIFYDDVDLAIRARRAGRTIWAVRDAVLVRQLDFSQQHDLAGWKGFYMYRNLFVVHLRYGENVLVRLKPWLITAAVVLLSPLRGGKHEAVNVIKALRAARGMRTVPTTSS; from the coding sequence TTGAGCACCACCCGTGAGACGGTCGCGATCGTCGTCGTCACCTACAACCGCGCCGACATGCTGCGTGGGCTGCTCGACGGGCTCACCAAGCTCGATCAGCCCGCCGACGCCGTGATCGTCGTCAACAACGCTTCCACGGACCACACCGCGCAGGTCCTCGCCGAGGCGGTCACGCCCAACCTCCAGGTCATCGACAGCCCGGAGAACCTCGGTGGCGCCGGTGGGTTCCACCTCGGCACCAAGGCCGCGGTCGAGCAGGGCTGGGACCGGCTCTACCTGATCGACGACGACGTCGTCCCGGCCCACGACTGTCTCGAGGTGCTGCTCGCCCAGGACGAGGACTGCCTCTTCTCGGTGCGCGAGGACCGCAACGGCAACCTGATCGAGCTGGCCGCGCTGAAGTTCGACCTGCGCAACCCGCTCGCGATCAAGCCCAAGACCGCCGCGGTGATGGACACCTACCCGACCCGTGACGCCATGCCCGAGCGTGTCCCGGTGGAGAACGTCGCCTTCGAGGGCTTCATGATCCGCCGCACCGTCCTGGAGGAGATCGGCCTCCCGGACCCGACCTACTTCATCTTCTACGACGACGTGGACCTCGCGATCCGCGCCCGCCGCGCCGGCCGCACCATCTGGGCCGTACGCGACGCGGTGCTCGTGCGTCAGCTCGACTTCAGCCAGCAGCACGACCTGGCCGGCTGGAAGGGCTTCTACATGTACCGCAACCTCTTCGTCGTCCACCTCCGCTACGGCGAGAACGTCCTCGTACGTCTCAAGCCCTGGCTCATCACCGCGGCTGTGGTCCTCCTCAGCCCGCTGCGAGGCGGCAAGCACGAAGCCGTCAACGTGATCAAGGCCCTGCGCGCCGCGCGGGGTATGCGAACCGTCCCGACCACCTCCTCCTGA
- a CDS encoding LCP family protein yields the protein MPNPRNPGNPNDPRSQQYGWAYGGGQPAQNSGPEPTNVMPTVRRPQAGSPPPAPPRGGYDRPLPQPGEIAPTPGQGGYGNQGYGQGGYNQGYNQGWSQPSEYGGNGGYGGPGDGYGDGYGGGRGGRQPRPKKRHPFRKFVAIVMIPVLILVGAVAWIGISAWNKVDKVPYEPTAGERPADQPGTTYLVVASDSREGLTAEEKKKLHTGDAAGSRTDTIKLLHTGAGKTIVVTLPRDSLVPIPGHGTTKINAAFAYGGPELLVQTIEQNTGVRIDGYVEIGMGGLARLVDGVGGIEICPKSDMKDPLAGLDIKKGCQEANGATALAYARSRHVESTGDLARGVNQTEVISAIGKKATNPGTLLNPFKLAEMGKGAEGLKVGEGMSVIGGAKFLWAFKALAGGSAMTCGVPIKDFAVNWRKEDALTMFGHIKEDTVDDIPADICTPTGLPKSVTG from the coding sequence ATGCCAAACCCCCGCAACCCTGGCAACCCGAACGATCCCCGGTCGCAGCAGTACGGCTGGGCGTACGGCGGTGGCCAGCCTGCTCAGAACTCTGGTCCGGAGCCGACCAACGTCATGCCCACCGTCCGTCGGCCTCAGGCCGGCTCGCCGCCCCCGGCGCCGCCTCGTGGCGGCTACGACCGGCCGCTGCCCCAGCCCGGCGAGATCGCCCCCACCCCTGGGCAGGGCGGCTACGGCAACCAGGGCTATGGCCAGGGCGGCTACAACCAGGGCTACAACCAGGGCTGGAGCCAGCCGAGCGAGTACGGCGGCAACGGGGGCTATGGCGGGCCGGGCGATGGCTACGGCGATGGCTACGGCGGCGGTCGCGGGGGCCGTCAGCCGAGGCCCAAGAAGCGCCACCCGTTCCGCAAGTTCGTGGCCATCGTGATGATCCCGGTGCTGATCCTGGTCGGCGCCGTCGCCTGGATCGGCATCAGCGCCTGGAACAAGGTCGACAAGGTCCCTTACGAGCCCACCGCGGGCGAGCGGCCGGCGGACCAGCCCGGCACGACCTACCTCGTCGTCGCCAGCGACTCACGGGAGGGCCTGACCGCCGAGGAGAAGAAGAAGCTGCACACCGGCGATGCCGCTGGCAGCCGCACCGACACCATCAAGCTGCTGCACACCGGCGCCGGCAAGACGATCGTGGTGACCCTCCCTCGCGACTCGCTGGTCCCGATCCCGGGCCACGGCACGACCAAGATCAACGCGGCTTTCGCCTACGGCGGCCCTGAGCTGCTGGTGCAGACGATCGAGCAGAACACCGGCGTACGCATCGACGGCTATGTCGAGATCGGCATGGGCGGCCTGGCCCGCCTGGTCGACGGCGTCGGCGGCATCGAGATCTGCCCCAAGAGCGACATGAAGGACCCGTTGGCCGGCCTGGACATCAAGAAGGGTTGCCAGGAAGCCAACGGCGCCACCGCGCTCGCCTATGCCCGCTCTCGTCACGTCGAGAGCACCGGCGACCTGGCCCGCGGCGTCAACCAGACCGAGGTCATCTCGGCGATCGGCAAGAAGGCGACCAACCCGGGCACGCTGCTCAACCCATTCAAGCTCGCCGAGATGGGCAAGGGGGCCGAAGGCCTCAAGGTCGGCGAAGGCATGAGCGTCATCGGCGGCGCGAAGTTCCTGTGGGCGTTCAAGGCGCTCGCCGGCGGCTCGGCGATGACCTGCGGCGTCCCGATCAAGGACTTCGCGGTCAACTGGCGCAAGGAGGACGCGCTGACGATGTTCGGCCACATCAAGGAGGACACCGTGGACGACATCCCCGCGGACATCTGCACTCCCACCGGCCTCCCGAAGAGCGTCACCGGCTGA
- a CDS encoding glycosyltransferase family 2 protein, with the protein MPGSNRVAAVVVTFNRLELLQRLLERLDVVDGIDEVIVIDNASTDGTSQWLAELDGAEEPGQRQVPVVARTLQRNSGGAGGFHDGLELAVERGADLVWLMDDDGLPDPDCLALLLKQTDLDFWGPLVVDEGDPGRLVFPIRLPGRSKVVHQLADVEAAATDGLIKDIVIPFNGVLVTRDLVERIGYPRAEYFIWGDDHEYRLRAEQAGARIATVVGAQVRHPAVGDLGTPMAWGRATYNHTPSDLKHYCMARNNLLNLRDYRGWPFALAFVAKTLWFYLLTKPQPKRIRLSAQAWWAAIRGDFSGHERFLR; encoded by the coding sequence GTGCCAGGGAGCAATCGCGTCGCCGCCGTCGTGGTGACCTTCAACCGTCTCGAGCTGCTGCAGCGACTGCTGGAGCGGCTCGACGTGGTCGACGGGATCGACGAGGTGATCGTCATCGACAACGCCTCCACCGACGGTACGTCGCAGTGGCTCGCCGAGCTCGACGGTGCCGAGGAGCCCGGCCAGCGCCAGGTCCCGGTGGTCGCGCGCACGCTGCAGCGCAACAGCGGCGGCGCCGGCGGCTTCCACGACGGCCTGGAGCTGGCGGTCGAGCGCGGCGCCGACCTGGTCTGGCTGATGGACGACGACGGCCTGCCCGACCCCGACTGCCTGGCCCTCCTCCTCAAGCAGACCGACCTCGACTTCTGGGGGCCGCTCGTCGTCGACGAGGGCGACCCCGGACGCCTGGTCTTCCCGATCCGGCTCCCCGGCCGCTCCAAGGTCGTGCACCAGCTCGCCGACGTCGAGGCCGCGGCCACCGACGGACTGATCAAGGACATCGTGATCCCGTTCAACGGGGTCCTGGTCACCCGCGACCTGGTGGAGCGGATCGGCTACCCCCGGGCGGAGTACTTCATCTGGGGCGACGACCACGAGTACCGCCTCCGGGCCGAGCAGGCGGGGGCCCGGATCGCGACCGTCGTCGGGGCTCAGGTGCGCCACCCGGCCGTCGGTGATCTCGGCACCCCGATGGCGTGGGGGAGGGCGACGTACAACCACACGCCCAGCGATCTGAAGCACTACTGCATGGCACGCAACAACCTGCTCAACCTGCGCGACTACCGAGGGTGGCCCTTCGCTTTGGCTTTCGTGGCCAAGACTCTATGGTTCTACCTGCTCACCAAGCCGCAGCCGAAGCGGATCCGGCTCTCTGCGCAGGCGTGGTGGGCGGCTATCCGGGGGGACTTCAGTGGACACGAGAGGTTCCTTCGTTGA
- a CDS encoding ATP-binding cassette domain-containing protein encodes MITLDHLTKRYGATTAVDDLTLQIQPGRVTGFLGPNGAGKSTTMRMILGLDRPTSGTATIDGRPYASLRRPLREVGALLDAKAVHPGRRVRTHLVAMARSNSIPVARVDEVLERVGLAGVGRRRAGSLSLGMSQRLGIAGVLLGDPRVMLFDEPVNGLDPDGVLWIRRLLRSLAAEGRTVLVSSHLMSEMQQTADHLVVLGRGRLLADSSMASFLAGHSSLEEAYFRLTAGSVEYAGEVA; translated from the coding sequence ATGATCACTCTGGACCACCTGACCAAGAGATACGGCGCGACCACCGCGGTCGACGATCTCACCCTGCAGATACAGCCCGGCCGGGTCACCGGCTTCCTCGGCCCGAACGGCGCCGGGAAGTCGACCACGATGCGGATGATCCTCGGCCTGGACCGGCCGACGTCGGGGACCGCCACGATCGACGGCCGCCCCTACGCCTCGCTGCGGCGTCCGCTGCGCGAGGTCGGTGCGCTGCTGGACGCCAAGGCCGTGCACCCCGGCCGCCGGGTGCGTACGCATCTGGTGGCGATGGCGCGGAGCAACTCGATCCCGGTGGCCCGGGTCGACGAGGTGCTCGAGCGGGTCGGCCTGGCAGGCGTCGGCCGGCGGCGGGCGGGGAGCCTCTCGCTCGGGATGAGCCAGCGGCTCGGGATCGCGGGCGTGCTGCTCGGCGACCCGCGGGTGATGCTCTTCGACGAGCCGGTCAACGGGCTCGATCCCGACGGCGTGCTGTGGATCCGGAGGCTGCTGAGGTCGCTCGCCGCGGAGGGGCGTACGGTCCTCGTCTCCAGCCACCTGATGAGCGAGATGCAGCAGACTGCCGATCACCTGGTCGTGCTGGGCCGTGGGCGGTTGCTCGCGGATTCCTCGATGGCCTCGTTCCTCGCCGGGCACTCCTCGCTGGAAGAGGCCTACTTCCGGCTGACCGCGGGAAGCGTCGAGTACGCCGGGGAGGTGGCCTGA
- a CDS encoding response regulator, translated as MIRVLLADDEAMVRAGVRAILETDEAIEVVAEAADGREAVEAAQRHRPDVALLDVRMPRMDGLAAAAEIARTAPETARVMLTTFSEDAYIARALGDGASGFLLKSGDPRELLAGVHAVAEGAAFLSPRVAQRVIAELGAGAGDRMSRAADARAKVAALTARERDVMALVGAGLSNAEIGRRLHVVEGTVKAYLSSAFGRLDVRNRVQAAVLAHEAGLVSEDQARR; from the coding sequence TTGATCCGGGTCCTGCTCGCCGACGACGAGGCGATGGTCAGAGCCGGCGTACGCGCGATCCTGGAGACCGACGAGGCGATCGAGGTGGTCGCGGAGGCGGCCGACGGGCGCGAGGCTGTCGAGGCTGCCCAGCGCCACCGGCCCGACGTGGCGCTGCTCGACGTCAGGATGCCGCGGATGGACGGGCTGGCGGCCGCGGCCGAGATCGCCCGGACCGCCCCTGAGACCGCGCGGGTCATGCTGACCACCTTCTCAGAGGACGCCTACATCGCCCGGGCGCTGGGCGACGGTGCGAGCGGGTTCCTGCTCAAGTCGGGAGACCCGCGCGAGCTGCTCGCGGGCGTGCACGCGGTCGCCGAAGGCGCCGCCTTCCTCTCCCCGCGGGTGGCCCAGCGGGTCATCGCCGAGCTCGGCGCCGGGGCCGGCGACCGGATGTCGCGGGCAGCCGACGCGCGGGCCAAGGTCGCCGCCCTCACCGCCCGCGAGCGCGACGTGATGGCGCTGGTCGGCGCCGGGCTCTCCAACGCCGAGATCGGCCGCCGGCTCCATGTCGTGGAGGGCACCGTGAAGGCCTATCTGAGCAGCGCCTTCGGTCGTCTCGACGTACGCAACCGGGTGCAGGCAGCGGTCCTCGCCCACGAGGCAGGGCTCGTGAGCGAGGACCAAGCGCGCCGGTGA
- a CDS encoding ABC transporter permease subunit has protein sequence MLAAISSEWTKLWSVRSTWWCLIGAAALMALYAVPLGLDAAEPNPDMSYADQLLHVEDVATAGLLFTQFALIALALLTVTSEYASGSMRTTLQCEPRRGRVLVAKLVVVEVVALVVGALLALLGATLGYLTAGDYGVFDVSAVATVAGKVSVYLGVVVALAIGLAVALRSTAGALVVAFLVLFLLPMVLMMSGMDLMTEVSYYLPGTAGTEYLGIGIATLFGLDDGLPYDGNGGLGLLAAWSIVTLLAGHLVFRRRDA, from the coding sequence ATGCTTGCTGCGATCTCGTCCGAATGGACCAAGCTCTGGTCGGTCCGCTCGACCTGGTGGTGCCTGATCGGGGCCGCCGCGCTGATGGCGCTCTACGCGGTCCCGTTGGGCCTCGACGCGGCCGAGCCCAACCCAGACATGTCCTACGCGGATCAACTCCTCCACGTCGAGGACGTCGCCACCGCGGGGCTGCTGTTCACCCAGTTCGCGCTGATCGCGCTGGCCCTGCTGACCGTGACCTCTGAGTACGCCTCCGGCAGCATGCGTACGACGCTGCAGTGCGAGCCCCGACGCGGCCGGGTGCTGGTCGCGAAGCTCGTCGTGGTCGAGGTGGTCGCCCTGGTCGTCGGCGCACTCCTCGCGCTCCTGGGCGCGACCCTCGGCTACCTGACGGCGGGTGACTACGGCGTCTTCGACGTCTCCGCGGTGGCCACGGTGGCGGGGAAGGTCAGCGTCTACCTGGGCGTGGTCGTCGCCCTGGCCATCGGGCTGGCGGTGGCACTGCGCAGCACGGCGGGCGCGCTCGTCGTGGCCTTCCTGGTGCTCTTCCTCCTGCCGATGGTGCTGATGATGAGCGGGATGGACCTGATGACCGAGGTGTCCTACTACCTGCCGGGCACCGCCGGCACGGAGTATCTCGGGATCGGGATCGCGACCCTCTTCGGCCTCGACGACGGGCTCCCCTACGACGGCAACGGCGGCCTCGGTCTCCTCGCCGCGTGGTCGATCGTCACGCTGCTGGCCGGCCATCTGGTGTTCCGCCGGCGGGACGCCTGA